A DNA window from Deltaproteobacteria bacterium contains the following coding sequences:
- a CDS encoding biotin--[acetyl-CoA-carboxylase] ligase produces the protein AESQAQGKGRLGRVWESPPGVNLYISVILKPSIPPAVAPKITLLAGVACANALARASGLEARIKWPNDIFIHGKKVAGILSEMEAEGPKIRFVILGVGVNVNWEMEEVSPDLQGLATSLMAEGGRKFSRELVAGELLGELEREYELFLREGFSPRLREEWNKLSWVNQKWVTVKVMDKEFAGQVLGLDTDGALLLIDGKGKMQRLIAGDVSLRL, from the coding sequence GCCGAGTCCCAAGCGCAGGGGAAAGGCCGTCTGGGGCGGGTCTGGGAATCCCCCCCCGGGGTCAATTTATATATTTCCGTTATTCTGAAGCCATCCATTCCTCCGGCAGTTGCGCCCAAGATCACTCTTCTGGCAGGCGTAGCCTGCGCCAATGCTCTGGCCAGGGCTTCGGGCCTGGAGGCGCGAATTAAATGGCCCAACGACATCTTCATCCACGGGAAGAAAGTGGCCGGCATCCTCTCGGAAATGGAGGCCGAAGGCCCTAAGATCCGTTTCGTCATCCTGGGAGTGGGGGTAAACGTGAACTGGGAGATGGAAGAGGTTTCCCCTGACCTACAGGGTTTGGCTACTTCGCTGATGGCGGAAGGGGGAAGAAAATTCTCCCGCGAGCTGGTAGCCGGGGAGCTCCTGGGAGAACTGGAGAGGGAGTATGAGCTTTTCCTCCGGGAGGGTTTTTCGCCCAGACTTCGTGAGGAATGGAACAAACTTTCCTGGGTCAATCAAAAATGGGTTACGGTCAAAGTGATGGATAAGGAATTCGCAGGCCAGGTTCTGGGCTTAGATACGGACGGAGCTCTTTTATTGATAGACGGGAAAGGAAAGATGCAGCGATTGATCGCTGGAGATGTAAGTTTACGCTTATGA